In Malus sylvestris chromosome 16, drMalSylv7.2, whole genome shotgun sequence, the following are encoded in one genomic region:
- the LOC126609340 gene encoding uncharacterized protein LOC126609340, which translates to MCMGDWERLGELGSATTASLAGRTARCTTGCAAGSSGFSGQQRRRRSLVGWRNTTGCAAGDFISAHSALGSYLKYKSQQSLLLMLSLTRVLFPLLVLLPASITDMSVPLLIEPAAASVSPQRPAAHGPVQHHTAHVPAAVPLSQCMFLTTPYRARYNQAVLHPEQDRILTVHESARLLGFLDCYRFCGTVK; encoded by the exons ATGTGTATGGGTGATTG GGAGCGGCTCGGTGAACTCGGATCAGCAACGACGGCGTCGCTCGCTGGTCGGACGGCGCGCTGCACAACTGGATGTGCTGCTGGTAGTTCTGGGTTCTCGGGTCAGCAACGACGGCGTCGCTCGCTGGTCGGATGGCGCAACACAACTGGCTGCGCGGCTGGTGATTTTATTTCTGCGCACAGCGCACTG ggatcctacctaaaatacaaaAGTCAACAGTCTCTTCTCCTCATGTTGTCTTTGACGAGAGTACTTTTCCCTCTGCTTGTGCTGCTGCCCGCCTCGATCACGGACATGTCTGTTCCTCTTCTCATTGAGCCTGCCGCAGCCTCTGTCTCACCTCAGCGGCCCGCTGCACATGGTCCAGTCCAGCACCACACAGCCCATGTTCCAGCAGCTGTTCCCTTGTCCCAGTGCATGTTTCTCACCACGCCTTACCGGGCCCGGTACAACCAG GCAGTATTACATCCTGAGCAGGACCGAATTCTCACTGTACATGAATCTGCAAGATTGCTAGGCTTTCTTGATTGTTATAGGTTCTGTGGGACAGTTAAATAG
- the LOC126606557 gene encoding myb family transcription factor PHL11-like, which produces MERNIYGNCEGEGNCGYENGVMMTRDPKPRLRWTPDLHHRFVDAVTKLGGPHKATPKSVLRLMGLKGLTLYHLKSHLQKYRLGQHAQKHNSVEEQSRENNGDSYVHFSNHLSTGSSIKSSRGGNTEQGTLPLSEELKCQIEVQNRLQEQLEVQKKLQMRIEAQGKYLQAILEKAQNGLTLDVKVPDNIESTRAQLTDFNLALSNFMENMGEQDRRGNTIEMNDIYKKHNGSTFQIYEEGIREENKDTKLKVEGGSIRFDLNSKGSYDYVGSNGGEFETRCFRLQDTTL; this is translated from the exons ATGGAGAGGAATATTTATGGTAATTGTGAAGGGGAAGGGAATTGTGGATATGAGAATGGGGTGATGATGACAAGAGACCCCAAACCAAGGCTAAGGTGGACGCCGGATCTTCACCACAGATTCGTTGATGCTGTCACTAAACTCGGCGGTCCTCACA AAGCAACTCCAAAGTCTGTCTTGAGGCTCATGGGCTTGAAGGGATTAACTTTGTACCATTTGAAAAGCCATTTGCAG AAGTATAGGCTTGGACAGCACGCTCAGAAACACAACTCCGTCGAAGAACAAAGCCGGGAGAATAATG GGGACTCATATGTACATTTCAGTAATCATCTTTCCACAGGTTCTAGCATCAAATCATCAAGAGGCGGTAATACCGAACAAGG AACACTTCCATTGTCGGAGGAACTCAAGTGTCAGATTGAAGTACAAAACAGATTGCAAGAGCAGCTTGAG GTTCAAAAGAAGTTGCAGATGAGaattgaagctcaaggaaagtACTTGCAAGCCATATTGGAGAAGGCCCAAAATGGCCTCACCCTCGACGTGAAAGTACCTGATAATATAGAATCAACAAGAGCCCAATTAACGGATTTCAATTTGGCTCTATCGAATTTTATGGAGAATATGGGCGaacaagatcgaagaggcaacacaATAGAGATGAATGATATTTATAAGAAGCACAATGGATCAACTTTTCAGATATATGAAGAGGGAataagagaagaaaataaagataCAAAGCTTAAGGTTGAGGGGGGTTCGATACGTTTTGACTTAAATAGTAAAGGAAGCTATGATTATGTTGGTTCAAATGGAGGTGAATTCGAAACAAGATGCTTTCGTTTACAAGATACTACACTTTGA